The Thermoplasma acidophilum DSM 1728 genome includes a window with the following:
- a CDS encoding twin-arginine translocase TatA/TatE family subunit, translating into MLDSAIEWLIVIVAILVLFGSAKKVPELAKNIGRATGEFKRGQMEVEEEIRKAMYSKPAQTTSASGVDYIAVAKTMGIDTDGKSIDELKSEIQEKLQHAQ; encoded by the coding sequence ATGCTTGATTCGGCCATTGAATGGTTAATAGTCATCGTTGCAATCCTGGTCCTGTTTGGAAGCGCAAAGAAGGTTCCTGAACTGGCCAAAAACATAGGGAGAGCCACAGGCGAATTCAAAAGGGGCCAGATGGAAGTTGAAGAGGAAATCAGGAAGGCCATGTATTCCAAACCAGCGCAGACCACTTCCGCATCTGGCGTGGATTATATAGCAGTTGCAAAGACCATGGGAATAGACACCGATGGGAAGAGCATAGATGAGCTGAAATCTGAGATACAGGAAAAACTTCAGCATGCCCAGTGA